The following are encoded together in the Oreochromis aureus strain Israel breed Guangdong linkage group 18, ZZ_aureus, whole genome shotgun sequence genome:
- the pask gene encoding PAS domain-containing serine/threonine-protein kinase, with translation MSLSTENRLAASGSLVVKGQTICVVPDFSSGHLEDEFDLNRSYPCTRRPLYKERLLALQRRYDPASLTGDHFDIGSSVATKNRQMCSLLPSSQAGSLPHLSTMSEREEMLFSQLMSGDFGLPGYPSAFNPNKVILTVNHKTKKVLSANEQACKLFECTTEELIGKTLPSLLKKTSQVLEEALEEDFPLVDGTVAAASGKVVDALTLSGEVPVSVYTYRQSQNEEHLLLMIENVERVSSFLSFSRDGRILTSDLAFAHLHGYHHPEELKGVFVKELIPSLQIPLRSHALPKMLRVQRVCGRSREGAAVPLCVKLQGAVQCGKPQHQLNGTGYIYLNDSLEMSSSSDVNVDSTVSPALEYFGTVWVFAPVSGLLLLRTDGSIISIHSHLALSLFGYSKDELLGKNITFLMPGFYGWMSDSDRKARSFSDSHAEAPKSPAASRISGKYDPSSLVAGDMAMVHRAALERTSAGRGRIFTGTSTMLDKQGSALSALSPPAVTSTRVVTANNTAELMEEAAQVAPCSSQLDSVDTTQALLKTFTWVELPDDDTSRSVPTEPSRQKREQQPGSEVQKKDEPVPENIPDCPAGNGHAVDKINDKPPDVGKDHRSSASVFEESSFEVISMESRSSSGFCENFAGHGGSDPAQAVDSASVFLDLNSNGDLVTRALAELDLGGNIELLSGGGGNNDNQHSVASCDTAELLRTPSPCMVLSDQEAEPNEPGDVAAVEARNKSAEKLEKHKDEQVHWEAVSAIHQGKGQEGCEQVNTGIQSLTDMPATSTPKKQKVYGHNQSSDATRIVEGRFEGSGYHRDGTRIDVLCDVCGTNLPDGSSIFCVWMCRLSQQGALSQTDQSLHDQTAGSLGERIGEASQGEALRSTMDLEQSKACDGQFEEEYKPIKAVGKGAFGFVWKAERRCDGQEVIVKFISKTRIVSDCWVDDPMLGRVSQEIAILTRVTHHNIVKVLEVFENGSYFQMVMEKHGDGLDLFEFIDMQPRLDEPLASYIFRQIVAAVFYLRTKNILHRDIKDENIIIDTCFHIRLIDFGSAAIMTPGKLFYHFCGTLEYCSPEVLQGNPYEGPELEMWSLGVLLYTLLFSENPFCDVGEILDAKLNPPYHLSPELDDVLHGLLDPNPTHRMTLDQLLLQSWISQPISLSEYTWVEVVPENLSCCLPQHQESSPKAYIGQSSFSDGGDDTLPEDDEEEDEDERLEIAALKSELHKYLVED, from the exons ATGTCGCTGTCAACTGAGAATCGTCTTGCGGCTTCCGGAAGCCTCGTTGTTAAAGGACAAACTATTTGTGTGGTTCCCGACTTCTCGTCTGGTCACCTGGAAGATGAGTTTGACCTGAACAGGTCTTACCCGTGTACTCGCAGACCTCTGTACAAGGAGAGGCTTTTAGCCTTGCAGCGTCGTTATGATCCTGCTTCCCTGACAG GTGATCATTTTGACATTGGATCTTCTGTGGCCACAAAAAACCGCCAGATGTGTAGTTTGCTTCCTTCTTCCCAAGCTGGTTCCTTGCCACACTTGTCTACTAtgtcagagagagaggagatgcTCTTCAGTCAGCTAATGTCTGGTGACTTTGGCCTGCCGGGGTATCCCTCTGCCTTCAACCCAAACAAAGTCATTCTAACTGTCAACCATAAAACTAAAAAG GTTTTGTCAGCAAATGAACAAGCCTGCAAGCTGTTTGAGTGCACAACTGAAGAGCTGATTGGAAAAACGCTGCCCTCCCTCTTAAAGAAAACCAGTCAGGTCCTGGAAGAAGCACTGGAAGAGGATTTTCCACTAGTTGATGGGACTGTTGCAGCAGCGTCTGGAAAAGTG gTGGATGCCCTGACTTTATCTGGAGAGGTGCCAGTGTCAGTGTACACCTACAGACAGTCACAGAATGAAGAGCACCTCCTTCTCATGATTGAAAATGTAGAAAGGGTGTCTTCCTTTTTGTCCTTCTCAAGAGAT GGCAGAATCCTAACCTCTGATTTGGCATTTGCCCATCTCCATGGATACCATCATCCCGAGGAgttaaaaggagtttttgtGAAGGAGCTAATCCCCTCTTTACAAATCCCCCTCCGCAGTCATGCACTGCCCAAA ATGCTGAGGGTTCAGCGAGTGTGTGGTAGAAGCAGAGAAGGTGCAGCAGTCCCGCTGTGTGTTAAACTTCAAGGGGCGGTGCAGTGTGGGAAACCCCAACACCAGCTTAATGGGACTGGCTACATATACCTCAATGACAGCCTTGAAATGTCATCCTCATCAG ACGTCAATGTGGACAGCACTGTCAGCCCAGCCCTAGAATACTTTGGAACAGTTTGGGTGTTTGCTCCTGTCAGCGGTCTCCTTCTGCTCCGCACTGATGGTTCTATCATCAGCATCCACAGCCACCTGGCCCTCAGTCTGTTTGGCTACAGCAAGGACGAGCTGCTGGGGAAG AACATCACTTTCCTGATGCCCGGTTTCTATGGGTGGATGTCGGACTCGGACAGAAAGGCCAGATCCTTCTCTGATTCTCATGCAGAGGCCCCTAAAAGTCCAGCAGCATCGAGGATatcaggaaaatatg ACCCATCCTCCCTGGTGGCAGGAGACATGGCCATGGTGCACCGAGCAGCTCTGGAAAGGACTTCAGCAGGGAGAGGCAGGATCTTCACTGGCACCAGCACGATGCTGGATAAACAGGGCAGCGCTCTgtctgccctctcccctcctgCAGTCACCTCAACACGTGTGGTTAC GGCCAATAACACTGCAGAGCTGATGGAAGAAGCAGCTCAGGTAGCACCATGCAGTAGCCAGCTAGACAGTGTGGATACTACTCAGGCACTCCTCAAGACATTTACCTGGGTGGAACTTCCAGATGACGAcacctcccgctctgttcccaCTGAACCATCGCGCCAAAAGAGAGAACAGCAGCCGGGCAGTGAGGTTCAGAAAAAAGATGAACCCGTCCCTGAGAATATCCCAG ACTGTCCTGCTGGGAATGGACATGCTGTTGATAAGATCAATGACAAACCTCCTGATGTAGGAAAAGATCACCGTTCATCTGCCTCTGTTTTTGAGGAATCGAGCTTTGAGGTCATCTCAATGGAGAGCCG GTCTTCTTCTGGCTTCTGTGAAAATTTTGCTGGCCACGGTGGTTCTGATCCAGCCCAAGCAGTGGACTCAGCCAGTGTCTTTCTGGACCTAAACAGCAATGGTGATCTGGTTACCCGGGCCCTAGCAGAGCTAGACCTGGGTGGTAATATAGAGCTGCTCAGTGGCGGAGGAGGCAACAATGACAACCAACACTCTGTGGCATCGTGTGATACGGCTGAGCTCCTGCGGACTCCCTCCCCATGCATGGTGCTGTCTGACCAAGAAGCGGAGCCCAATGAGCCTGGGGACGTTGCTGCTGTGGAGGCCAGAAACAAATCAGCTGAAAAACTTGAAAAGCATAAGGATGAGCAGGTTCACTGGGAAGCTGTCTCTGCAATTCATCAAGGAAAGGGCCAAGAGGGCTGTGAACAAGTGAATACTGGGATTCAGTCACTGACAGATATGCCTGCCACATCAACTCCCAAGAAACAGAAGGTGTATGGACACAACCAGTCCTCAGATGCCACACGTATAGTGGAGGGGCGATTTGAAGGAAGTGGATACCACAGAGACGGCACAAGAATAG ATGtgctgtgtgatgtgtgtgggACTAACCTCCCAGACGGAAGCTCCATTTTCTGCGTGTGGATGTGCAGActcagccagcagggggcgttGTCACAAACTGATCAATCACTGCATGACCAAACAGCAGGCAGTCTAGGAGAG AGGATTGGTGAGGCCAGTCAGGGGGAAGCATTGCGCTCCACCATGGACCTCGAGCAGTCTAAAGCCTGTGATGGACAGTTTGAAGAAGAGTACAAGCCGATCAAAGCTGTTGGTAAAGGAGCCTTTGGATTTGTCTGGAAGGCAGAAAGGCGCTGCGATGGGCAAGAA GTGATTGTGAAGTTCATCAGCAAGACCAGAATAGTGAGCGACTGCTGGGTAGACGACCCAATGTTAGGGCGAGTGAGCCAGGAGATCGCCATACTGACCCGAGTGACGCACCATAACATCGTTAAG GTGCTGGAGGTGTTTGAGAATGGGAGTTACTTTCAgatggtgatggagaaacacgGAGACGGTTTGGACCTTTTCGAGTTTATAGACATGCAGCCGAGGCTCGATGAGCCCCTTGCCAGCTACATATTCAGACAG ATTGTGGCAGCTGTCTTCTATCTGAGGACCAAGAACATCCTTCACAGGGACATAAAAGATGAGAACATCATAATCGACACATGTTTTCACATCCGACTGATAGACTTTGGCTCTGCTGCTATAATGACTCCTGGGAAGCTCTTTTATCATTTCTGTGGCACCCTTGAGTACTGCTCCCCAGAGGTGCTACAGGGAAATCC CTATGAGGGTCCAGAGCTGGAGATGTGGTCTTTGGGGGTTTTGCTCTACACGTTGCTTTTCAGCGAGAATCCCTTTTGTGACGTGGGTGAGATCCTGGATGCCAAACTAAATCCCCCGTATCATCTCTCTCCAG AGCTGGATGATGTATTACATGGGCTGCTTGACCCTAACCCAACTCACAGAATGACTTTagaccagctgctgctgcagtcctGGATCAGCCAGCCCATTTCTCTATCAGAGTACACCTGGGTAGAGGTTGTTCCTGAAAATCTGAGCTGCT GTTTACCGCAGCACCAAGAATCCAGTCCTAAGGCGTACATCGGGCAGAGCTCATTTTCAGACGGTGGGGATGACACTCTGCCTGAGGATGAcgaggaggaagatgaggatgaGAGGTTGGAGATTGCAGCCCTGAAATCGGAGCTGCATAAGTACCTCGTTGAGGATTAA